CTGCGAAAAATTCAAAAGAGATAATAATTTATTTTTTACCCCAGACCAAATTGTAGTATCTACAGGTGCTAAACAAAGTATTGCCAATGTTTACATTGCTCTTTTAAATCCTGGTGATGAGGTGATTGTGCCATCGCCTTATTGGGTTACTTATGTAGAGTTTTTGAAACTCATAGATGCGCGTCCTGTTATTATTCCTACTACCATTGATACCAACTTTAAACTCTCAGCCCAAGAATTGGAAAAGCATATTTCTAACAAAACCAAAGCTATTATTTTTAGTTCACCATCCAATCCTACCGGAAGCATTTATAGTTATGATGAAT
The DNA window shown above is from Spirochaetota bacterium and carries:
- a CDS encoding aminotransferase class I/II-fold pyridoxal phosphate-dependent enzyme, producing the protein RRSRELSQQGIEVINLSLGEPDFNTPEPIKEAAIKAIQENFSHYTAVSGYLELRQAICEKFKRDNNLFFTPDQIVVSTGAKQSIANVYIALLNPGDEVIVPSPYWVTYVEFLKLIDARPVIIPTTIDTNFKLSAQELEKHISNKTKAIIFSSPSNPTGSIYSYDELAAWAKVLEKHPHIFVISDEIYEHINYVGEHYSLAQ